Proteins from one Solidesulfovibrio sp. genomic window:
- a CDS encoding FAD-dependent oxidoreductase, which yields MTPRTPYVVVGAGAAGLTCAMRLAEAGRPVVVIEREAAIGGLLRSFVLDGVVFDLGPHVLFLDQPGPGEAFLREALAGHPVIRRPFAFAIAAGSRMWRFPNHFDFLRYPLRYKLEILGAALKRRGAPPPEPITAALELSEKSGPSLYGLLFADLFAKKALLPPEALHHHWLARADRTIDNRLEPFARRGKAAAVLGAISRLRQRYTYPAGGLGDLPELLAARIRRAGGEILTNARDIVLDRRGARIVSVRAGGRELPVRHLVWTAPLNALNAALGAAVPALPTVTMRLVMLTYARAKRQPRPYVYTYHPDPALAANRVSYPESIFRELGPADREGLCLESNVATGDGALPDEAQTLARAVADVERLGLYPAAALRESRVVTLPAAMPVYPLDYAARLEAAAAPVRGLANAHAVGRQGGFYFCLTPAAVHQGLKMAVHLLERDSASRHP from the coding sequence ATGACCCCCCGCACTCCGTACGTGGTTGTCGGTGCCGGTGCGGCCGGCCTGACCTGCGCCATGCGCCTGGCCGAAGCCGGCCGGCCGGTGGTCGTCATCGAACGCGAAGCCGCCATCGGCGGCTTGCTCCGTTCGTTCGTCCTGGACGGCGTGGTCTTCGACCTCGGCCCCCACGTCCTGTTTCTCGACCAGCCCGGTCCCGGGGAAGCCTTTTTGCGCGAGGCACTCGCCGGACACCCGGTCATCCGCCGGCCCTTCGCCTTTGCCATCGCCGCCGGATCCCGGATGTGGCGCTTCCCCAACCATTTCGATTTTCTGCGCTATCCGCTGCGCTACAAGCTCGAGATCCTGGGCGCGGCCCTCAAGCGCCGGGGCGCACCGCCGCCCGAACCCATCACCGCCGCCCTGGAGCTGTCCGAAAAAAGCGGACCCAGCCTCTATGGCCTCCTTTTCGCCGACCTGTTCGCCAAAAAAGCCCTCCTGCCGCCCGAGGCCCTGCACCACCACTGGCTGGCCCGGGCCGACCGCACCATCGACAACCGCCTGGAGCCCTTTGCCCGGCGCGGCAAGGCGGCGGCCGTGCTCGGCGCCATCTCCCGCCTGCGGCAGCGCTATACCTATCCCGCCGGCGGCCTGGGCGACCTGCCGGAACTCCTGGCCGCGCGCATCCGGCGCGCCGGCGGCGAGATCCTCACCAACGCCCGCGACATTGTCCTTGACCGCCGCGGCGCGCGCATCGTTTCGGTGCGGGCCGGCGGCCGGGAGCTCCCGGTGCGCCATCTGGTCTGGACGGCGCCCTTAAACGCCCTCAACGCGGCCCTTGGCGCCGCTGTCCCCGCCCTGCCCACGGTGACCATGCGCCTGGTCATGCTGACCTACGCCCGCGCGAAGCGGCAGCCCCGGCCCTACGTCTACACCTACCATCCCGATCCGGCCCTTGCCGCCAATCGCGTCTCCTACCCGGAATCGATCTTTCGTGAGCTGGGCCCGGCCGATCGGGAGGGGCTGTGCCTGGAAAGCAACGTGGCCACGGGCGACGGCGCCCTGCCCGACGAAGCGCAAACCCTGGCCCGGGCCGTGGCCGACGTGGAACGGCTTGGCCTGTATCCGGCCGCGGCGTTGCGGGAATCCCGGGTGGTGACCTTGCCGGCGGCCATGCCCGTCTATCCCCTGGACTACGCCGCCCGCCTGGAAGCGGCCGCCGCGCCGGTGCGGGGCCTGGCCAACGCCCATGCCGTGGGCCGCCAGGGCGGGTTTTATTTCTGCCTGACCCCGGCCGCCGTGCACCAGGGGCTCAAAATGGCCGTCCATCTGCTGGAAAGGGACTCGGCCTCCCGCCACCCGTAA
- a CDS encoding ParA family protein translates to MGIIITIANNKGGVGKTTLTCNLAHALTLKGGRALVIDTDSQCNSTSLLTGGNISFQNSLYDILTSRDLIVKKAIIESSIKKIDLLPNISDTAVLEYDLSQNLPENYSILRSKIRDYAKETYQYILIDTPPNLGYFSLSSLFAADFCIVPISAGSAYSIEGLLRVLAIIEKIQEDGNQDLRFLRLLVNNIDRRTAMGRVIVSELEDNFKGKMFETHIPRSTVFEQAEYTKSTVFGNHATTYGAKAYRELATELKQILGSPE, encoded by the coding sequence GTGGGAATTATCATCACGATAGCCAACAACAAGGGCGGCGTCGGAAAAACGACACTCACGTGTAACCTGGCTCACGCCCTGACTTTAAAGGGGGGGCGCGCCCTGGTCATCGACACAGATTCGCAATGCAATTCAACAAGTCTTTTGACCGGCGGAAATATTTCGTTCCAAAACTCTTTATATGATATCCTCACTTCTCGTGATTTGATTGTAAAAAAGGCAATCATTGAATCCTCAATAAAAAAAATTGATTTATTGCCGAACATTTCAGACACAGCAGTTTTAGAATATGATTTATCGCAAAACCTTCCTGAAAATTATTCCATCCTGCGATCAAAAATTCGAGACTATGCCAAAGAAACCTATCAGTATATTTTGATAGATACACCTCCAAACCTTGGTTATTTTTCCCTCTCATCTCTGTTTGCCGCTGATTTTTGTATCGTTCCTATTTCGGCTGGTTCTGCATACAGCATAGAAGGCCTTTTGCGAGTTTTAGCAATTATCGAAAAAATTCAAGAGGACGGCAACCAGGATCTTCGGTTTTTACGACTTCTCGTTAACAACATTGACCGTAGAACAGCCATGGGAAGAGTTATCGTTTCCGAGCTTGAAGATAATTTTAAGGGGAAAATGTTTGAGACGCATATTCCACGAAGCACGGTTTTTGAACAGGCTGAATATACGAAATCAACCGTGTTCGGAAATCATGCGACAACATACGGCGCAAAGGCGTATCGCGAGCTTGCAACCGAATTAAAGCAAATTCTCGGAAGCCCTGAATAG
- a CDS encoding FkbM family methyltransferase — protein MNTMKEILDAYATGSLPKARFIDEMYAFHSTLFQYAQRLPQTDISRIEIKDGEICMTIRGMDIKMLPTAQDKRDILLEIINFGGHEREELTMVERLVPDGACLLDIGANVGWYALWLARKKPSLTIHSFEPIPKTFARLAQHVALNGLDEQVKTYPFGFSDVNETLTFYFAPECSMNASSRNVADRADIERIDCRVMPLDEFMADKPFSVDFLKCDVEGAEFFVYRGGLKTLAEHKPIVFSEMLRKWASKFDYHPNEIIALFKELGYGCFALAGQQLRRFAFMDEGTLETNFFFLHHERHADLIKALVAV, from the coding sequence ATGAACACCATGAAAGAAATTCTGGATGCATATGCCACGGGTAGCCTGCCAAAGGCTCGATTCATCGATGAGATGTACGCCTTTCACAGCACACTTTTCCAGTATGCGCAACGACTGCCTCAGACGGACATTTCCCGCATTGAAATCAAAGATGGGGAAATCTGCATGACCATTCGCGGCATGGACATCAAGATGCTGCCAACGGCCCAGGACAAGCGCGATATCCTACTGGAAATCATTAACTTTGGCGGACATGAGCGCGAGGAGCTGACCATGGTGGAACGGCTGGTGCCGGACGGTGCCTGCCTTCTGGACATCGGGGCCAACGTAGGCTGGTACGCCTTGTGGCTGGCCCGAAAAAAACCGTCCTTGACCATCCACAGCTTCGAGCCCATCCCCAAAACCTTCGCCCGCCTGGCGCAACACGTCGCCCTAAACGGCCTGGACGAGCAGGTAAAGACGTACCCATTCGGCTTTTCCGACGTCAACGAGACACTGACATTCTACTTCGCGCCCGAATGCTCCATGAACGCCTCCAGCCGCAACGTGGCCGACCGGGCGGACATTGAACGCATCGACTGCCGCGTCATGCCCCTGGATGAGTTCATGGCCGACAAACCCTTCAGCGTGGATTTTCTTAAGTGCGACGTGGAAGGAGCAGAATTCTTTGTCTATCGCGGAGGTCTCAAGACCCTGGCCGAACACAAGCCCATCGTCTTTTCGGAAATGTTGCGCAAGTGGGCCAGCAAGTTCGATTACCATCCCAACGAAATAATCGCCCTCTTCAAGGAGCTTGGTTACGGCTGCTTTGCCTTGGCCGGGCAACAGCTGCGGCGTTTCGCGTTCATGGACGAGGGAACGCTGGAAACAAACTTCTTCTTCCTGCACCACGAACGGCACGCGGATTTGATCAAAGCCCTGGTCGCCGTGTAA
- a CDS encoding NAD-dependent epimerase/dehydratase family protein, with protein MKEAIRHQDLEAATTADLPWCNMAGSTVLVTGAAGFLASAVVRVLLHLNATRHLNMTILAFARSEAKVRRLFQAELDAGDLTFLQGDVCEPPPWDGPLEYIFHAASLASPNHYGTNPVGVILPNVQGTRLLLELARERHNRGFLFFSSSEVYGEVTRLPIAETDYGWLDPTAPRSCYAESKRLGETLCVAYHKQYGVPARIVRPFHTYGPGMDLHDVRVFSEFVANVVARRDIQLKSSGEATRSFCYLSDAVRGFFTVLLRGEPGVAYNVSDDGGEISIKALAQLVASLYPELCLKVVLADQNLPGDGHPKGYLQSTITRQHADVSRLRALGWIPQISIPNGFKRTIESYL; from the coding sequence GTGAAGGAAGCGATTCGACATCAGGACTTGGAAGCCGCGACTACCGCGGATCTGCCCTGGTGCAACATGGCAGGAAGCACGGTGCTTGTGACCGGCGCGGCGGGCTTTCTGGCCTCGGCCGTGGTGCGGGTGCTGCTGCACCTCAACGCCACCCGCCATCTGAACATGACCATCCTGGCCTTCGCCCGTAGCGAAGCCAAGGTGCGCCGCCTGTTTCAGGCCGAACTCGATGCCGGCGACCTGACCTTCCTCCAGGGAGACGTCTGCGAGCCCCCGCCCTGGGACGGGCCGCTGGAGTACATCTTCCACGCCGCGAGCCTGGCTTCGCCCAACCATTACGGCACCAATCCCGTGGGCGTCATCCTGCCCAACGTGCAGGGCACGCGCCTCCTGCTGGAACTGGCCCGTGAGCGTCACAACCGGGGCTTTTTGTTCTTTTCCAGTAGCGAAGTCTACGGCGAGGTGACCCGCCTGCCTATTGCCGAAACCGACTACGGTTGGCTCGACCCCACGGCTCCGCGGAGTTGCTATGCCGAATCCAAACGCCTTGGCGAAACCCTGTGCGTGGCCTACCACAAGCAGTACGGCGTGCCGGCGCGCATCGTGCGCCCCTTCCATACCTATGGCCCCGGCATGGACCTGCACGATGTGCGCGTCTTTTCGGAATTCGTGGCCAATGTGGTGGCCCGGCGCGACATCCAACTGAAGAGCTCGGGCGAAGCCACCCGCAGCTTCTGTTACTTGTCCGACGCCGTGCGTGGTTTCTTCACGGTTCTGCTGCGAGGGGAGCCGGGTGTGGCGTACAACGTCAGTGATGACGGTGGGGAAATCAGCATTAAGGCGCTCGCCCAACTTGTCGCTTCCCTATACCCGGAACTTTGCCTCAAGGTTGTGCTCGCCGACCAGAACCTTCCTGGCGATGGACATCCTAAAGGCTATCTGCAAAGCACCATAACAAGACAGCATGCCGATGTATCCCGGCTGCGCGCCCTTGGCTGGATCCCTCAGATCTCCATTCCCAATGGATTTAAACGCACTATAGAGAGTTATCTATGA
- a CDS encoding thiamine pyrophosphate-binding protein: protein MNIAESIALILARQGVRHAYLLTGGMVTFLADAIYRLAETQLVCMQHEQGAAFAAEAETRMTGQPCVALATSGPGATNLLTGIGSCYFDSVPMLFLTGQVNRHEMRHVRGMRQRGFQETAIVDVARPLCKYATCLTDPEAAHTVLAEALETAVSGRPGPVLVDIPMDVQRAPAPALDTHTFPIRRRSPLFTDAATLDSFLQAIAQAKRPLLMAGGGVTAGHAAGLFRQLAERLDVPVVHTLMGVDVLPQGHPNRVGMVGTYGNRYANLALAACDLLAVFGSRLDVRQLGVGGPQFLRERTILRVDCDPCELAGHVVSGQNILADVESFLLAALQRPQTVKGSFGVEAAWRGQIADWMAAYPDTEELPPGDGTINPNQFLCLLSAHTRQAVACTGDVGNNQMWTAQSLRLWPGQRLLFSGGMGAMGFSLPAAIGASLAAGNAPGQVVMISGDGGMQCNLQEMETVARLRLPIKMVIFHNNSLGMVRHFQDTLFEGRAVATQWGYSAPDFVALSRAYGIPAAEVSRSGDLPAAFDALFAEPDLPFLLQVKLPPTVGVAPRMSFGSTLASMDPPR from the coding sequence ATGAACATCGCAGAAAGCATCGCCCTCATCCTGGCGCGTCAGGGGGTGCGGCATGCCTACCTACTGACCGGGGGCATGGTCACCTTCTTGGCGGACGCCATCTACCGGCTGGCGGAGACGCAGCTTGTCTGCATGCAGCATGAGCAAGGTGCCGCTTTTGCCGCGGAAGCCGAGACGCGCATGACCGGACAGCCCTGCGTGGCCCTGGCTACCAGTGGCCCGGGAGCGACGAACCTCTTGACCGGCATCGGCAGTTGCTACTTCGATTCCGTGCCCATGCTGTTTCTCACGGGGCAGGTGAACCGCCACGAAATGCGTCACGTCCGCGGCATGCGGCAGCGGGGTTTTCAGGAAACTGCCATCGTGGACGTCGCACGGCCCTTGTGCAAGTACGCAACCTGCCTGACCGATCCCGAGGCCGCGCACACGGTGCTTGCCGAAGCCCTGGAAACGGCCGTCTCCGGCCGTCCGGGTCCGGTGCTGGTTGATATACCCATGGATGTGCAGCGGGCCCCCGCCCCTGCCCTGGACACCCACACCTTTCCCATTCGACGGCGCAGTCCCCTCTTTACGGACGCAGCCACGCTGGACAGCTTCCTCCAGGCCATCGCCCAGGCCAAGCGCCCCCTGCTCATGGCTGGCGGCGGCGTGACGGCGGGCCATGCGGCAGGGCTCTTTCGCCAATTGGCGGAGCGCCTCGACGTGCCCGTCGTGCATACGCTCATGGGGGTGGATGTGCTCCCGCAAGGCCACCCGAACCGGGTGGGCATGGTGGGCACCTACGGCAACCGATACGCCAATCTGGCCCTGGCGGCCTGCGATCTGCTGGCCGTGTTCGGCTCCCGGCTGGATGTACGCCAACTGGGTGTGGGCGGGCCACAGTTCCTGCGGGAGCGAACCATCCTCCGCGTGGACTGCGATCCTTGCGAACTGGCCGGCCACGTCGTTTCCGGCCAAAACATCCTGGCGGACGTGGAATCGTTTCTGCTGGCGGCACTCCAGCGGCCGCAAACCGTCAAGGGGAGCTTCGGCGTGGAGGCAGCCTGGCGGGGGCAGATCGCGGACTGGATGGCCGCCTATCCCGACACCGAGGAATTGCCCCCCGGCGACGGGACAATCAATCCAAATCAATTCCTGTGCTTGCTGAGCGCCCACACCCGACAGGCCGTCGCCTGCACCGGGGACGTGGGCAACAATCAAATGTGGACCGCCCAATCCCTGCGGCTCTGGCCGGGGCAGCGGCTGCTGTTCTCCGGCGGCATGGGGGCCATGGGCTTTTCCTTGCCTGCGGCCATCGGGGCCAGCCTGGCTGCTGGAAATGCGCCCGGCCAGGTGGTCATGATCTCCGGCGATGGCGGCATGCAATGCAACCTGCAAGAAATGGAAACCGTGGCCCGGCTGCGTCTGCCCATCAAGATGGTTATTTTTCACAACAACAGCCTTGGCATGGTGCGCCATTTTCAGGATACTCTGTTTGAAGGCCGGGCTGTGGCCACGCAGTGGGGCTACAGCGCGCCGGATTTTGTGGCCCTGAGTCGGGCCTATGGCATTCCCGCTGCCGAAGTCTCTCGGTCCGGCGACCTGCCAGCGGCCTTTGACGCCCTCTTTGCCGAGCCCGACCTTCCCTTTCTGCTGCAGGTGAAGCTGCCGCCGACGGTAGGGGTAGCGCCAAGGATGTCCTTTGGCAGCACCTTGGCCAGTATGGATCCACCCCGATGA
- the rfbH gene encoding lipopolysaccharide biosynthesis protein RfbH, producing MHTLGTILASATRFFVITAVADARVRLAPLAQHAEDLAVPVPSDELVWTDVALAAGVMYVLVAEEGWQDPAGLRPVGAVALSVLERVLRRKATALAQEHYALAHAPKTQAAFDPDRSAVPVAGRVYGSEEIDAVLQAGLDFWLTSGRFNHAFERGLSEFLDLKYVLTVNSGSSANLLAVSALMSHLLGERALRPGDEVVTVAAGFPTTVNPILQNGLIPVFVDVDLETLNVIAERIETAITERTKAVILAHTLGNPFNLATVMAICRRHGLWLVEDCCDALGSEYVLPAGQAALSRVERPLRCGTFGHIATYSFYPAHHITMGEGGAVATADPLLRKILESMRDWGRDCWCPPGHDNTCRRRFGWKLGELPEGYDHKYIYSHAGYNLKISDMQAAVGAAQLRRLPEFVERRRENYALWTEALAGLEGDCLLTRPTAGGRPSWFGLPVTLVSTVPGLREELMRYLNDRRIATRLLFGGNLIRQPYFTHHPYRVAGSLENTDSVMLRTFWLGVYPALDKERIQHAAQALRDFFGRR from the coding sequence ATGCATACGCTGGGAACTATTCTTGCCTCCGCCACTCGTTTTTTTGTGATTACCGCCGTCGCGGATGCGCGCGTGCGGCTGGCTCCGCTTGCGCAGCACGCGGAGGATCTTGCGGTCCCGGTTCCGTCGGATGAACTCGTCTGGACCGACGTGGCCCTCGCTGCCGGCGTCATGTATGTATTGGTGGCCGAGGAGGGCTGGCAGGATCCGGCCGGCCTGCGGCCCGTCGGCGCCGTGGCCCTTTCGGTGCTCGAGCGCGTGCTGCGCCGCAAGGCCACCGCACTGGCCCAAGAGCATTATGCCCTGGCCCACGCTCCGAAAACCCAGGCCGCCTTCGACCCCGACCGGAGCGCCGTGCCTGTGGCAGGCCGGGTCTACGGCAGCGAAGAAATAGACGCCGTGCTGCAGGCCGGCCTCGACTTCTGGCTGACCTCCGGGCGCTTCAACCACGCGTTTGAGCGGGGATTGTCCGAATTTCTTGACCTGAAATACGTGCTGACCGTGAATTCAGGCTCCTCGGCCAATTTGCTGGCCGTCTCGGCCCTCATGTCCCACCTGCTGGGCGAGCGGGCCTTGCGGCCGGGCGATGAGGTCGTCACCGTGGCCGCCGGTTTCCCCACCACGGTGAATCCCATTTTGCAAAACGGGTTGATCCCCGTCTTTGTGGATGTGGACCTGGAGACGCTCAACGTCATAGCCGAACGCATCGAGACAGCGATCACGGAACGCACAAAGGCCGTGATCCTGGCGCACACCTTGGGCAACCCCTTCAATCTGGCCACCGTGATGGCTATCTGCCGCCGGCATGGATTGTGGCTGGTGGAAGATTGCTGCGACGCCCTGGGTTCGGAATACGTCCTGCCTGCGGGTCAGGCCGCGCTTTCTCGGGTGGAGCGCCCCCTGCGGTGCGGCACCTTCGGCCACATCGCCACATACTCTTTTTATCCGGCCCATCACATTACCATGGGCGAGGGCGGCGCCGTGGCCACAGCCGATCCGCTGCTGCGGAAAATTCTGGAGTCCATGCGCGACTGGGGCCGCGACTGCTGGTGTCCCCCTGGCCACGACAACACCTGCCGCCGCCGCTTTGGCTGGAAGCTGGGTGAGTTGCCCGAGGGCTACGATCACAAGTACATCTATTCCCACGCCGGCTACAATCTGAAGATTTCGGACATGCAAGCCGCCGTAGGTGCGGCCCAACTGCGCCGGCTGCCCGAGTTTGTGGAACGCCGCCGGGAAAACTACGCATTGTGGACCGAGGCCCTGGCCGGCCTGGAAGGGGATTGCCTGCTGACCCGACCCACCGCCGGCGGGCGCCCGAGTTGGTTTGGCCTGCCGGTGACCCTCGTTTCCACCGTCCCCGGCCTGCGCGAGGAGTTGATGCGCTACTTAAACGACCGGCGCATCGCCACACGCCTGCTCTTCGGGGGCAACCTGATCCGGCAGCCCTATTTTACCCATCATCCCTACCGGGTGGCTGGCTCCTTGGAGAACACGGACAGCGTCATGCTGCGCACCTTCTGGCTGGGCGTGTACCCGGCCCTGGACAAGGAGCGCATTCAGCACGCCGCACAGGCGTTGCGGGATTTTTTCGGGCGGCGGTAG
- a CDS encoding methyltransferase domain-containing protein: MSNYLSAVSVHYYIENTNYLYIRGWFLGPEKCDKVVIQNKDGKVIAQGTTNISRIDVFNRYPKYKDRNSGWSFSGDAGTGFDCNIFIVFYRGNKELHRLPYTVKRDPLIDTHIQWLNRRHAVTVVKPGVVPPAFLMYLLSSYGIPIRYKSIDQKEWENWLAKADYMVNYPKYCKEFGSFLMPKALQHYLSLTGRSIPKDSVCLDVASSNSPFWDIVRRLYGAKTSRQDQTYPTGIKDDTIGCDAVSIPLESNSLDFMSLHCSWEHFENDADMLFLHEALRLLKKGGTLWIGPLYMDVQDVVITSPHVWTSKYRGKTLPPLFSKTAALMFNEQVCQRQEKFISPKSLYEDFVRPLSPYADFAIEYYENHAEIPGGFPFSLVVVKTNEFA, from the coding sequence ATGAGCAACTATCTAAGCGCTGTCAGCGTGCATTATTATATTGAAAACACAAATTATCTTTATATCCGTGGCTGGTTTCTCGGACCGGAGAAATGTGACAAGGTTGTCATCCAGAATAAGGATGGCAAGGTGATAGCCCAGGGCACAACGAATATATCGCGGATCGATGTCTTCAATCGTTATCCGAAATACAAGGACCGCAATTCCGGCTGGTCGTTTTCAGGAGATGCCGGGACGGGATTTGACTGCAATATATTCATCGTGTTCTACAGAGGGAACAAAGAACTTCACCGTCTTCCCTATACGGTCAAGCGTGATCCCTTGATCGACACGCATATCCAGTGGCTCAACCGGAGACATGCCGTCACCGTTGTCAAGCCTGGCGTGGTTCCTCCGGCATTCCTGATGTATCTGCTTTCCTCCTACGGCATACCGATCCGCTATAAATCCATCGACCAAAAGGAATGGGAGAACTGGTTGGCCAAGGCCGACTATATGGTGAATTATCCCAAATACTGCAAGGAATTTGGATCGTTTCTGATGCCAAAGGCCCTTCAGCATTACCTCTCGTTGACCGGCAGATCCATTCCCAAGGACAGCGTCTGCCTGGATGTGGCGAGCAGCAATTCCCCTTTTTGGGATATCGTGCGGCGCCTGTATGGAGCCAAAACCTCCCGTCAGGATCAAACTTATCCTACGGGAATCAAGGACGACACTATAGGCTGCGACGCTGTATCGATTCCTCTGGAAAGTAATTCTTTGGATTTCATGAGCCTGCATTGTTCCTGGGAGCATTTTGAAAACGATGCGGACATGTTGTTCCTCCATGAAGCCCTCCGTCTGCTCAAAAAAGGCGGAACCCTGTGGATCGGTCCACTGTACATGGATGTTCAGGATGTCGTCATCACCTCGCCCCATGTCTGGACATCGAAATATCGGGGCAAGACCCTGCCGCCGCTCTTCTCGAAAACGGCAGCCCTCATGTTTAATGAGCAGGTCTGCCAGCGGCAGGAAAAATTCATTTCACCGAAATCCCTGTACGAAGATTTCGTCCGGCCGCTGTCCCCCTACGCCGATTTCGCCATAGAATATTATGAAAATCATGCGGAGATTCCCGGAGGCTTTCCCTTCTCCCTCGTTGTCGTGAAAACCAACGAGTTCGCGTAA